The Neptuniibacter halophilus sequence TTCGCTCCATTGGTAGCACCACCAGTCAAAGTACCTGAAGCAAAAACAGTCGAGTTACCCCAATAGTTGAAGATCGTAGATCCGCTCACAGAGCTTTCATGAGGGATTTTTGCATCGATCGCAAAATCATTGTCCAGAGCAGTGAATGGTGGGCGCGTTAACTTACCCGCCAAGTCGGTAAAGTAAGATTCAGTGGTTTTTGCAGCTGAATCGCCTTCCGTATTTTTCAGGTATTTATACCCAATTGGACCGACAAAGGCCGCTACCAGCGCAAGGATTACCAAGCCAAACCCAAGTTCGACCAGAGTCATACCTGCTTCTTTGTTTTTGAACCCGCCAACAGGCCCGGTGGTACTATTTTTCATAGGTGCATTCTCCATTTTTAAACCTGAGAGATTGAAGTAGACAAAGAAAAGTAGCTGAGAACGACCATGCCCATGAATAGGTAAAGGATCGTCGTAGCTACAGCATCAAGAACCTTATTGATCGCCTTAAAGCTTGCATCCACACGTTCTTCAAGACGCTCGACTGAGATGGCATAGAAATCTTTCTTTCCTCCGCCATCTCCCATAGAAATGATTACCTCGTTGAGGTCTTCCGGCATCATCGGATTATTTGCTAAAGGGTTACCATGCCCACGCTCTATAGCACCGTGCATCATATTGAGACAGGAGATCACCCAAGAACTGGTGGAAGAGCGCTTCAGGAATTGAATAGCTTCCTTTTCTGCATACGCTTCAGAAAGAGGGCCGATAGAATCCAGGAAAGACATCGCCACCACATCCCGGTGTAAAGCCCACGGCTGTAAATGGTCCATAGCGAACCGGCGATATTTGCCATTCTTCCACTCAACAAACGACCAAAAGAGAGCAAATACCAAACCGGCCAAAACAATGAAGGTAATTGGCACCCAGATAAACAGATTATCCGCCACCTGATAGGTGAACTGTGCCAGGGGCTCCCATTTTGCGACTGGCTTTATCTTGGTGAAAATGTCGAAAAGAAACTCTTTTACAAACAGTAACAAACCGACCAACATCAGGAATCGAACCAAGAAAGATCTGGCTACGCCTTCAATAGCCAGTCGATGCTTCCCTTTCAAAGTCAGACGATCATTCGCTTTCGCCAACCCCTCGGCTAACTGACCAGTTTGCTCCGCTGCTGCAATGACCAAGTATTCATCTTCAGGAATGAAGGGCTTAATTGCCTGATGGAAGTCATTCCCTGCCCCGGAACCTGTTTCCTGCAGCTGTTCCAGAATCAATGCCTTTTTTTTGCCGGCATTACCTTTCTTTTTCTGGGCTGTGATCATGTCACCGTATGCAGAGGACAAAGAACCTAAACGCGCCCTAAAACCAAGGAGATCATAGAGCCACTTCCGATCCTTAACGCTCAGAACACGGCTACGCTTCGCGAATATCGATTTGAGATTCATACATCACCTACTAACACCGTGGCTGATTCATACTCGGCACCAAGTAGTGGTGCGACTTCAGAACCAGTTAAAGCACCATCGGAGAGCAAGGAATCTTCACTTACCAAGCCCATACGGTCCTCTACATCAATCGGGCTTATTTGTCCGTAGAGCATCTTTTTAATGGCATGATGGTAAGCGGTAAAACCGACAGCGTGCTGCCCATAGAAGCTTTCTAAGGAGTCGTCATCAGAGAGAACACGCGATGACTCTCTCGAATTTAACCAAGCTTTTTGTGCTTCAGAAACTTTCCCTTTGCTGACCTGCTCTCTTATTGAGTCATCAGGCATCATGGTTTCGACGCATGCCACACGACCGACAAGGCCGTTTTGGCAATCTGGGCAGCCTTCATAATTTCTGAAGCGAACATTTTTCAGATGTTTAAAACCATGGCCTTGTACGAGTCGGGACAAAAGGCTTTTTGGAATAACCCCCTGTTCTATAAGACCATCTGTTTCGAGCTGAATACTCTGTCCATCCCCCCCATCAACCATGTAGTCGCCCAAGCGATATGAACACTGCTGGCACAGGCGCGGGAGCAATCTCTGAAAAACGATTCCTTTAATAAATCCCGCAGAAGACAATAGCGACCATGGCAGGTCCATCTCATTCAAACGTATATACGCATCAAATGCGGAATTACCGTGCAGAGTACATAAAGTGGTATGCCCGGTCAGAGCCGCGTGAGCTGCACTTTTAGCCGATGCGGCATTTCGCATTTCCCCCTGAAGAATAAAATCCGGGTCACGGCGCAGTAGAGCCTTCAAATGACGATCCCACGCTTTATCTTCGGTCTCAGTGTTTTCATTGGATTTCACCGCAGTCACCTGAGTATGGATAACCCCTGGTATCTTGAATTCGACCGGATCCTCCACCGTCACGATCATCTTTCTTCCAGCGTACTCTTTTACCAAATGCCCCAATACAGTCGCTGCCGTAGTGGTTTTACCGTCCCCGGTAGCACCAACGAAAATTACTAAACCGCCCGCTCCCTTGAGCATCTTCGATAGCAACATATTTTGTTGATCGGATTCATATCCAAGAGTGAGCAAATTTCCATTACTAAAGTCTTTGTCCAAATCCAAAAGACGGAGCGTGACATGTACGGTATCTCTCTCTCCATTGATCTCGGCATCCTGATAACGGAGTCGATATCTGTGATCATCTGGCCCGGTACGATCTGTGACTGTTGCGGCCTGTGTAAGCTCTGGTTGATATGAATTCTTTGTTGTACCGGAGTTTCCAGTTTCACTGCTGTAAATAAA is a genomic window containing:
- a CDS encoding type II secretion system protein; the encoded protein is MKNSTTGPVGGFKNKEAGMTLVELGFGLVILALVAAFVGPIGYKYLKNTEGDSAAKTTESYFTDLAGKLTRPPFTALDNDFAIDAKIPHESSVSGSTIFNYWGNSTVFASGTLTGGATNGAKQITDPVDPFACLRYVTYVSNFLDEVIVGSTTVKAPGAALDPAAAASACDVSTASVNVIMRKS
- a CDS encoding GspE/PulE family protein, with product MNLHNQVKGKTVASTIDGQTLPVQLKNLTLMFAVPTASGANVDVFHVNELSLQERAKLQGYIGKERGVTYFRVSPDEIASLHEFQSDDEEISPSESKKLFSEVFDYAVTVAASDIHIFAEKNDPRIEMRVHGELQRYRPKNTVFTNNKLLQLCRFIYSSETGNSGTTKNSYQPELTQAATVTDRTGPDDHRYRLRYQDAEINGERDTVHVTLRLLDLDKDFSNGNLLTLGYESDQQNMLLSKMLKGAGGLVIFVGATGDGKTTTAATVLGHLVKEYAGRKMIVTVEDPVEFKIPGVIHTQVTAVKSNENTETEDKAWDRHLKALLRRDPDFILQGEMRNAASAKSAAHAALTGHTTLCTLHGNSAFDAYIRLNEMDLPWSLLSSAGFIKGIVFQRLLPRLCQQCSYRLGDYMVDGGDGQSIQLETDGLIEQGVIPKSLLSRLVQGHGFKHLKNVRFRNYEGCPDCQNGLVGRVACVETMMPDDSIREQVSKGKVSEAQKAWLNSRESSRVLSDDDSLESFYGQHAVGFTAYHHAIKKMLYGQISPIDVEDRMGLVSEDSLLSDGALTGSEVAPLLGAEYESATVLVGDV